One stretch of Nycticebus coucang isolate mNycCou1 chromosome 7, mNycCou1.pri, whole genome shotgun sequence DNA includes these proteins:
- the NDUFB3 gene encoding NADH dehydrogenase [ubiquinone] 1 beta subcomplex subunit 3 isoform X1, with protein sequence MELLSIVMAHGHGHEHGHRKMELPDYKQWKIEGTPLETVQKKLAAQGLRDPWGRNEAWRYMGGFANNVSFVGALLKGFKWGFAAFVVALGAEYYLKSQNKDKKHH encoded by the exons ATGGAATTGTTGTCCATAG TCATGGCCCACGGACATGGACATGAACATGGACATAGGAAAATGGAACTTCCAGATTATAAGCAATGGAAGATAGAAGGGACACCATTAGAAACTGTCCAAAAGAAGCTGGCAGCACAAGGGCTAAGGGATCCATGGGGCCG GAATGAAGCTTGGAGATACATGGGTGGCTTTGCAAACAATGTTTCCTTTGTTGGTGCTTTATTAAAAGGATTCAAATGGGGATTTGCTGCATTTGTGGTAGCTCTAGGGGCTGAATATTACCTGAAGTCCCAGAACAAAGATAAGAAACATCACTAA
- the NDUFB3 gene encoding NADH dehydrogenase [ubiquinone] 1 beta subcomplex subunit 3 isoform X2: MAHGHGHEHGHRKMELPDYKQWKIEGTPLETVQKKLAAQGLRDPWGRNEAWRYMGGFANNVSFVGALLKGFKWGFAAFVVALGAEYYLKSQNKDKKHH; this comes from the exons ATGGCCCACGGACATGGACATGAACATGGACATAGGAAAATGGAACTTCCAGATTATAAGCAATGGAAGATAGAAGGGACACCATTAGAAACTGTCCAAAAGAAGCTGGCAGCACAAGGGCTAAGGGATCCATGGGGCCG GAATGAAGCTTGGAGATACATGGGTGGCTTTGCAAACAATGTTTCCTTTGTTGGTGCTTTATTAAAAGGATTCAAATGGGGATTTGCTGCATTTGTGGTAGCTCTAGGGGCTGAATATTACCTGAAGTCCCAGAACAAAGATAAGAAACATCACTAA